A single region of the Kwoniella botswanensis chromosome 1, complete sequence genome encodes:
- a CDS encoding phosphoribosylaminoimidazole carboxylase, with the protein MAPQKTVGILGGGQLGRMLTHPAALLGIPLLILDSGLYTPAKQTLLPPEDHSGHLDGPFTSESHIRDLAKKCDILTVEIEHVNADVLEAVEKEGLCEVQPSPSTIRLIQDKYQQKKYLSEKGIPVAPFDELPLNPTEQDVKAIVGKLGLPVMLKAKTLAYDGRGNSPLQSTSSESINKSLEFLGDRPLYAEGWAPFVKEVAVMVVRNKEGQVKSYDAVETIHRESILRVCLAPLRGEKDLNHRARELAEKAVGHLEGAGIFGVEMFLMPDGSLLLNEIAPRPHNSGHHTIEACHTSQFENHLRAILSLPLGSTELRVPSAAMVNILGSSSSMEPIESMRDNALTVPGAAVHLYGKKESRKARKMGHITLTAQSDAELNEYLRTVLFAQPDAADEWIDKIAPPPSQSHSHKKPLLGIIMGSDSDLPVMLPATKILDQFGIPYELTITSAHRTPERMVKYAKSAAHRGLRAIIAGAGGAAHLPGMVASETSLPVIGVPVKASVLDGVDSLYSIVQMPRGIPCATVGINNSTNAALLAIRILGTSIPNYQLATEEYSKKLENEVLDKCEKLEEIGWEGYVKDVLKK; encoded by the exons ATGGCACCTCAGAAGACAGTCGGTATCTTGG GTGGTGGTCAGCTCGGTCGGATGCTCACCCACCCAGCCGCCTTACTCGGTATTCCCCTCCTAATCCTCGACTCAGGTCTCTATACACCCGCCAAACAAACGCTCTTACCTCCAGAAGATCATTCAGGTCACTTAGATGGACCTTTCACATCTGAATCGCACATCCGGGATTTAGCTAAGAAATGCGACATATTAACTGTTGAGATCGAACATGTTAATGCGGATGTTTTAGAAGCAGTTGAAAAAGAGGGTTTATGTGAAGTACAACCTTCACCATCGACCATTCGACTGATTCAAGATAAATATCAACAGAAGAAATACCTTTCGGAAAAAGGTATACCCGTTGCTCCATTTGACGAATTACCCCTCAACCCCACTGAACAGGATGTTAAAGCGATAGTAGGCAAATTGGGTCTACCTGTGATGCTCAAAGCGAAGACATTAGCTTATGATGGACGAGGAAATTCACCTTTGCAAAGTACTTCTTCGGAAAGTATCAACAAATCATTGGAATTCTTAGGTGATAGACCGTTATATGCTGAGGGGTGGGCACCGTTCGTCAAAGAGGTTGCAGTGATGGTTGTGAGGAATAAAGAAGGTCAGGTGAAATCGTATGATGCGGTAGAAACCATTCATAGGGAAAGTATATTACGAGTGTGCTTGGCACCTCTtagaggagagaaggatcTGAATCATCGAGCAAGGGAATTGGCAGAGAAAGCTGTAGGACATCTAGAAGGTGCTGGTATATTTGGTGTGGAGATGTTCTTGATGccagatg gctctcttctcctcaacGAAATCGCCCCTCGTCCCCATAACTCAGGGCATCACACTATCGAAGCCTGCCACACCTCTCAATTCGAGAACCACCTCCGTGCAATTCTATCTCTACCCCTCGGATCGACCGAGCTCAGAGTACCCTCAGCAGCCATGGTAAACATCCTcggttcatcatcctccatgGAACCTATCGAATCCATGCGGGATAACGCCCTGACCGTCCCCGGAGCAGCAGTCCACTTATatgggaagaaagaatcTAGGAAAGCTCGTAAAATGGGTCATATCACACTTACTGCACAATCCGACGCAGAGCTCAACGAGTATCTCCGAACAGTATTATTCGCTCAACCGGACGCAGCGGATGAATGGATCGATAAAATCGCTCCTCCGCCATCTCAGTCTCACTCGCACAAAAAACCTCTCCTGGGGATTATAATGGGTTCAGATTCGGATCTACCAGTGATGTTACCAGCGACAAAGATTCTGGACCAATTTGGTATACCATACGAACTTACTATTACCTCTGCGCACAGAACTCCAGAGAGGATGGTCAAATATGCTAAATCCGCTGCTCACCGTGGTCTGCGAGCGATCATTGCCGGAGCAGGTGGGGCGGCACATCTACCTGGTATGGTGGCTAGTGAAACTTCGTTGCCTGTCATTGGAGTACCGGTGAAAGCTAGTGTGTTAGATGGTGTGGATAGTTTGTATAGTATTGTGCAAATGCCT AGAGGTATACCATGCGCAACAGTAGGCATCAACAATTCCACCAATGCTGCCCTCCTCGCTATAAGGATACTAGGAACGTCGATACCGAATTATCAGCTGGCCACTGAGGAATATTCTAagaaattggagaatgaagtgTTGGATAAATgtgagaagttggaagaaaTAGGTTGGGAAGGTTATGTAAAGGATGTTTTGAAGAAATAA